Proteins from one Deltaproteobacteria bacterium genomic window:
- a CDS encoding U32 family peptidase: protein MEDFLEAQRQLHAAGRSLFLTLNEHSNPPEVVDRIEALLQQLVSSPGLTGVIVADLGLARFLSERFPELILVASTGLALSNSGAVELVRRLGIRRVVFPRMLHLEEMAALVERCPEVEFETFVMNDRCPNVDGLCNFVHWEVGETHFPNQCRFVRLDGATGPDQRPGNFNLSLRFREDACGACSLHALREAGVQHLKIVGRDRGLENKRQAVSFLAGLLERLAAGPLPAGEFHALARERYAETFGRACTPDQCYLPGEGEAKEPAA from the coding sequence GTGGAGGACTTCCTCGAGGCCCAGCGCCAGCTCCACGCCGCGGGCAGATCCCTCTTCCTCACCCTCAACGAGCACAGCAACCCGCCGGAGGTGGTGGACCGCATCGAGGCCCTCCTCCAGCAGCTGGTCTCGAGCCCGGGGCTCACCGGCGTCATCGTCGCCGACCTCGGCCTCGCCCGCTTCCTCTCGGAGCGCTTCCCCGAGCTGATCCTGGTGGCCAGCACCGGCCTCGCCCTCTCCAACAGCGGCGCGGTGGAGCTGGTGCGCCGCCTCGGCATCCGGCGGGTGGTCTTCCCGCGGATGCTCCACCTGGAGGAGATGGCCGCCCTGGTCGAGCGCTGCCCCGAGGTCGAATTCGAGACCTTCGTGATGAACGACCGCTGCCCGAACGTCGACGGGCTCTGCAACTTCGTCCACTGGGAGGTCGGTGAGACCCACTTCCCCAACCAGTGCCGCTTCGTCCGCCTCGACGGCGCCACGGGTCCCGACCAGCGCCCCGGCAACTTCAACCTCTCCCTCCGCTTCCGGGAGGACGCCTGCGGCGCCTGCTCCCTCCACGCCCTGCGAGAGGCCGGCGTGCAGCACCTGAAGATCGTCGGCCGGGATCGGGGGCTCGAGAACAAGCGGCAGGCGGTGAGCTTCCTGGCCGGGCTCCTCGAGCGGCTGGCGGCCGGCCCCCTCCCCGCCGGCGAGTTCCACGCGCTCGCCCGCGAGCGCTACGCCGAGACCTTCGGCCGGGCCTGCACCCCCGACCAGTGCTACCTTCCCGGCGAGGGTGAGGCCAAGGAGCCCGCGGCCTGA
- a CDS encoding class I SAM-dependent methyltransferase, producing MEQALFVSCLDDLRHAHTRRYDRIYFGVEVCHWLMPSPLQLRSALDFAKLQGLPLTLVTPVLPEVGLERVRPLLALLPPGSEVVVNDLGLIPDVSEAGHHPLLGRILLKVKRDPRIGAEDLEHPGLAAHLRASNVTNHAFQALLRSLGIQRIELDNVQQGYDLDLPDDLRTSLYRPYVSAAVTRRCGLNFSEGNTDLLWRDGSCREHCQETQLEVSTLKQVGSTKVWASYQARGASLFYANHAEPEDTEGWNLDREVHLPRPPVFASLPPDEAEPAWDSAYREQGLEVAWNHAEADPLLLELAGREPPLEGANARAVELGCGTGRNAAALQDLGFEVLGIERSPAALALLREHHPAVQAVLGDVLEFPLADDAHALVADYGCLHALAPSRWGRYAERVKATLAPGGRLLLFARRLPEGHAPEAPVFVVPGGLPEWGLSEAHARELFGPSLSLEEVVPYEGAAHASGVEQFNYFLFRRIA from the coding sequence ATGGAACAGGCCCTCTTCGTCTCCTGCCTGGACGATCTGCGACACGCCCACACGCGGCGCTACGATCGGATCTACTTCGGGGTCGAGGTCTGCCACTGGCTGATGCCGAGCCCCCTCCAGCTGCGCTCGGCCCTCGACTTCGCGAAGCTGCAGGGCCTGCCGCTCACCCTCGTCACGCCCGTCCTCCCCGAGGTGGGCCTCGAGCGCGTCCGCCCCCTCCTCGCGCTCCTCCCGCCGGGCAGCGAGGTCGTGGTGAACGACCTGGGGCTGATCCCCGACGTGAGCGAGGCCGGTCACCACCCCCTCCTGGGGAGGATCCTGCTCAAGGTGAAGCGCGACCCCCGGATCGGCGCCGAGGATCTGGAGCACCCGGGCCTGGCCGCGCACCTGCGCGCGTCGAACGTGACCAACCACGCCTTCCAGGCGCTGCTGCGCTCCCTGGGCATCCAGCGCATCGAGCTGGACAACGTGCAGCAGGGCTACGACCTCGACCTGCCCGACGATCTGCGCACCTCGCTCTATCGCCCCTACGTCTCGGCCGCCGTCACCCGCCGCTGCGGCCTGAACTTCAGCGAGGGGAACACCGATCTCCTCTGGCGGGACGGGAGCTGCCGGGAGCACTGCCAGGAGACCCAGCTGGAGGTGAGCACCCTCAAGCAGGTGGGCTCGACGAAGGTCTGGGCCTCCTACCAGGCGCGAGGGGCCAGCCTCTTCTACGCCAACCACGCCGAGCCGGAGGACACCGAGGGCTGGAACCTCGACCGGGAGGTCCACCTCCCCCGCCCGCCGGTCTTCGCCTCCCTGCCGCCGGACGAGGCCGAGCCCGCCTGGGACAGCGCCTACCGCGAGCAGGGCCTCGAGGTCGCCTGGAACCACGCCGAGGCCGACCCCCTCCTGCTCGAGCTCGCCGGCCGGGAGCCTCCCCTCGAGGGGGCGAACGCCCGGGCGGTGGAGCTCGGCTGCGGCACCGGCCGCAACGCCGCCGCCCTGCAGGACCTGGGCTTCGAGGTGCTGGGGATCGAGCGCTCGCCGGCGGCCCTGGCCCTGCTCCGCGAGCACCACCCGGCGGTGCAGGCGGTGCTCGGGGACGTGCTCGAGTTCCCCCTGGCCGACGACGCCCACGCGCTGGTGGCCGACTACGGCTGCCTCCATGCCCTCGCCCCCTCCCGCTGGGGGCGCTACGCCGAGCGGGTGAAGGCCACCCTCGCCCCGGGGGGCCGCCTCCTCCTCTTCGCCCGCCGGCTCCCCGAGGGTCACGCCCCCGAGGCCCCCGTCTTCGTCGTACCGGGCGGCCTCCCCGAGTGGGGCCTCTCGGAGGCCCACGCCCGTGAGCTCTTCGGGCCCTCCCTCTCCCTGGAGGAGGTGGTCCCCTACGAGGGCGCCGCCCACGCCTCCGGCGTCGAGCAGTTCAACTACTTCCTCTTCCGGAGGATCGCGTGA
- a CDS encoding chorismate mutase → MSLTPLKGFTPAASTPRLIAGPCAAETREQVLEAARALAGTPGLMWFRTGVWKPRTRSASFEGAGEPALAWLAEVRELGLEPCLEVALPRHVEQALAAGIDCFWIGTRTVGSPFAVQELADALAGCGEVSLLVKNPLSPDLGLWLGALERLERAGLTRLGGMHRGFLMHSQEGQPRGERYRFSPRWRLVLALRRLLPDLPIFADPSHLAGHRELVGEVAQMALDLGLDGLMLEVHPRPDEALCDAEQQLDPPGLGRLLGELILRRPESPAPAFGSELEKLRAAIDEADAAILEAVARRLGIVEEIARLKQGERVTPFQRARMIEVLESWREAGTRLGLDDRLTTELYELLHEAALEVHWKR, encoded by the coding sequence GTGAGCCTCACCCCCCTCAAGGGCTTCACCCCGGCCGCCTCGACGCCTCGCCTCATCGCCGGCCCCTGCGCCGCCGAGACCCGGGAGCAGGTCCTGGAGGCGGCCCGCGCGCTGGCGGGGACGCCGGGGCTGATGTGGTTTCGCACGGGGGTCTGGAAGCCGCGCACCCGCTCGGCGAGCTTCGAGGGCGCGGGCGAGCCGGCCCTCGCGTGGCTGGCCGAGGTCCGGGAACTGGGGCTCGAGCCCTGCCTGGAGGTCGCCCTCCCGCGGCACGTGGAGCAGGCGCTGGCCGCCGGCATCGACTGCTTCTGGATCGGCACCCGCACCGTGGGCAGCCCCTTCGCGGTGCAGGAGCTGGCCGACGCCCTCGCCGGCTGCGGCGAGGTCTCGCTCCTGGTGAAGAACCCCCTGAGCCCCGACCTGGGCCTCTGGCTCGGCGCCCTCGAGCGCCTGGAGCGCGCCGGGCTCACGCGCCTGGGCGGGATGCACCGCGGCTTCCTGATGCACTCCCAGGAGGGCCAGCCCCGGGGAGAGCGCTATCGCTTCAGCCCCCGCTGGCGCCTGGTCCTGGCGCTGCGCCGCCTCCTGCCCGACCTGCCGATCTTCGCGGACCCCAGCCACCTCGCCGGCCACCGCGAGCTCGTCGGCGAGGTCGCGCAGATGGCCCTCGACCTGGGCCTGGACGGCCTGATGCTCGAGGTCCACCCCCGGCCGGACGAGGCCCTCTGCGACGCCGAGCAGCAGCTCGATCCGCCCGGGCTCGGCCGGCTCCTCGGCGAGCTGATCCTGCGCCGGCCGGAATCGCCGGCGCCGGCCTTCGGCAGCGAGCTCGAGAAGCTGCGGGCGGCGATCGACGAGGCCGACGCCGCCATCCTCGAGGCGGTGGCCCGCCGGCTCGGCATCGTCGAGGAGATCGCCCGGCTGAAGCAGGGGGAGCGGGTGACGCCCTTCCAGCGGGCCCGGATGATCGAGGTGCTCGAGAGCTGGCGGGAGGCGGGCACGAGGCTCGGGCTCGACGACCGGCTCACGACCGAGCTCTACGAGCTCCTCCACGAGGCCGCCCTCGAGGTGCACTGGAAGCGCTGA
- a CDS encoding nitrogenase component 1 has product MSEAPPRDDTLRTTPSFMDGVFMVAGAIPDALLLYRGSSCIEEAFRAQMIDHDLRQTLTRPDAPNRLWVTRDPYTQMVMGTESEVMSTADGAFARIAPSLVLLSELPRYLLAGEDLRAVARALQKRHGVPVLAARTRHLDRSYEDAWEVLLAELAGACAEAPAVEPDTLGLLGYLAHRSEGDVEGDLLELARLAGLLGLELLPPWLSGAPWPELQRVAACEQLIALPGARKAAQRLRRASETAALELPLPLSLEGSSAWLQALGEARGRGPHLAELIGREQERILERLETVADRLLGRRVMIAATREWLPGMVRCLTDDLGLEVDTAFCRSRGGPEGLPEQELVEARVERLLFDPSVERLQAAVEEAETRGPLDLLIGSAWEARAIAGRAPELPVLEFGYPQVDTHPLRPRPHLGFEGVLTLAERVLERLSASSAPRGRPRGGARRARS; this is encoded by the coding sequence ATGAGCGAGGCGCCACCCCGGGACGACACCCTGCGCACCACCCCCTCCTTCATGGACGGGGTCTTCATGGTGGCCGGGGCGATCCCCGACGCGCTGCTCCTCTACCGGGGCTCGTCCTGCATCGAGGAGGCCTTCCGGGCGCAGATGATCGATCACGACCTGCGCCAGACCCTCACGCGCCCCGACGCGCCGAACCGGCTCTGGGTCACCCGGGACCCCTACACCCAGATGGTGATGGGCACCGAGTCCGAGGTGATGAGCACGGCGGACGGCGCCTTCGCCCGGATCGCGCCCTCGCTGGTGCTGCTCTCGGAGCTGCCCCGCTACCTCCTGGCCGGGGAGGATCTGCGAGCGGTCGCCCGGGCCCTGCAGAAGCGGCACGGCGTGCCGGTGCTCGCCGCCCGCACCCGCCACCTCGACCGGAGCTACGAGGACGCCTGGGAGGTGCTGCTGGCGGAGCTGGCCGGCGCCTGCGCCGAGGCCCCGGCCGTCGAGCCGGACACCCTCGGGCTGCTGGGCTACCTGGCGCACCGCAGCGAGGGCGACGTCGAGGGAGACCTCCTCGAGCTGGCGCGCCTGGCCGGGCTCCTCGGCCTCGAGCTCCTTCCCCCCTGGCTCTCGGGCGCGCCCTGGCCCGAGCTGCAGCGGGTGGCGGCCTGCGAGCAGCTGATCGCGCTGCCCGGGGCCCGCAAGGCCGCCCAGCGGCTGCGGCGGGCGAGCGAGACGGCGGCGCTCGAGCTGCCCCTGCCCCTCTCCCTCGAGGGGAGCAGCGCCTGGCTGCAGGCGCTGGGTGAGGCGCGGGGGAGGGGGCCCCACCTGGCCGAGCTCATCGGCCGTGAGCAGGAGCGGATCCTCGAGCGCCTCGAGACGGTCGCCGATCGCCTGCTCGGCCGGCGGGTGATGATCGCCGCCACCCGGGAGTGGCTCCCGGGGATGGTGCGCTGCCTCACCGACGATCTCGGCCTCGAGGTCGACACGGCCTTCTGCCGCAGCCGGGGAGGCCCGGAGGGGCTGCCGGAGCAGGAGCTCGTCGAGGCGCGGGTCGAGCGCCTCCTCTTCGACCCCAGCGTGGAGCGGCTCCAGGCGGCCGTGGAGGAGGCCGAGACGCGGGGTCCCCTCGATCTGTTGATCGGCAGCGCCTGGGAGGCGCGGGCGATCGCGGGCCGGGCGCCCGAGCTGCCGGTGCTCGAGTTCGGCTATCCGCAGGTGGACACCCACCCCCTGCGCCCGAGGCCGCACCTCGGCTTCGAGGGCGTGCTCACCCTGGCCGAGCGGGTCCTCGAGCGGCTCAGCGCTTCCAGTGCACCTCGAGGGCGGCCTCGTGGAGGAGCTCGTAGAGCTCGGTCGTGA
- a CDS encoding nitrogenase component 1: MFSAPPPLDSVLSHLAEKFGTRSEGPARLRPTAEGSLELAWGEGSHRRAMILELAGAASREGPVLGLGAWRLIGGEGLPRGEASRRQLEAFHRRLTQALEAGFAPWLAPELPGEPIPFTPEAIGDAIAGLLPLGRPFWSGWCLRALEEAEGEAVRFLLEDEGGAAGEVLLRETGEESEGFALAGGRLIPQGPLEAEVFTALTFLLLRTLGGRQGWARVPKDDPPEPPAGPPPEAPASEPSPESGGEPARQRQSLISACYRAGVDPHASSRFFSAWGDADTFGLTAEANFLRDSDPMVLHASRECAMGTGALGRSIETSFRPWRGHDPRERMEIERVRVTGLDETISVTGGERTLAQIVDQTVRRFPGTRPRVMEGCEFHMVGDAPEAACRRCVEPAASDALFLEPVLAGFEEPQSRNWWHKFLERVQAQEGAAAALQGAPRINLVGYGPAEAPWIADLAGTLERHGLALGEVVLPYRGADAEARFGQAALTLVSPWEPIRHTFTRFLEGFELPYLELALPYGPRGLRRWLEAIHRFLGRDLGGEAGAASALPGLRASEQPIRIGVLFDQGSFEEVLDPRFFYGASVEELLDFPGAELVLVQLGGDDEPTDASGGGPRRLRVEDEVELARLVADASLDLVYCDHNAGREIWAAGAAPVGIQLLEMGEAGHRRGHGRLRGLLRRLDSRRRLAAFRGPEVRT; the protein is encoded by the coding sequence ATGTTCTCGGCACCGCCGCCCCTGGACTCGGTCCTCTCTCACCTCGCCGAGAAGTTCGGCACGCGCAGCGAGGGCCCCGCCCGGCTGCGGCCCACCGCCGAGGGCAGCCTCGAGCTGGCCTGGGGTGAGGGCAGCCACCGGCGGGCGATGATCCTCGAGCTGGCCGGCGCCGCCTCCCGGGAGGGGCCGGTCCTCGGGCTGGGGGCCTGGCGCCTGATCGGCGGCGAGGGCCTGCCCCGGGGGGAGGCGAGCCGCCGCCAGCTGGAGGCCTTCCACCGCCGCCTGACGCAGGCCCTCGAGGCGGGCTTCGCTCCCTGGCTCGCCCCGGAGCTCCCGGGAGAGCCGATCCCCTTCACCCCCGAGGCGATCGGCGACGCCATCGCCGGGCTCCTGCCCCTGGGCCGGCCCTTCTGGTCCGGCTGGTGCTTGAGGGCGCTCGAGGAGGCCGAGGGGGAGGCCGTGCGCTTCCTGCTCGAGGACGAGGGCGGCGCCGCGGGAGAGGTGCTGCTGCGCGAGACCGGAGAGGAGAGCGAGGGCTTCGCCCTCGCCGGTGGCCGGCTGATCCCGCAGGGGCCGCTCGAGGCGGAGGTCTTCACCGCCCTCACCTTCCTGCTCCTGCGCACCCTCGGCGGCCGCCAGGGCTGGGCCCGGGTGCCGAAGGACGATCCCCCCGAGCCGCCCGCCGGCCCACCCCCCGAGGCGCCGGCCAGCGAGCCCTCCCCGGAGTCCGGGGGAGAGCCCGCGCGGCAACGCCAGAGCCTCATCTCGGCCTGCTACCGGGCCGGCGTCGATCCTCACGCCAGCAGCCGCTTCTTCTCCGCCTGGGGCGACGCCGACACCTTTGGCCTCACCGCCGAGGCGAACTTCCTTCGCGACAGCGACCCGATGGTGCTCCACGCCTCGCGGGAGTGCGCCATGGGGACCGGCGCCCTCGGACGGAGCATCGAGACGAGCTTCCGCCCCTGGCGGGGTCACGATCCCCGGGAGCGCATGGAGATCGAGCGGGTGCGGGTCACCGGGCTGGACGAGACGATCTCGGTCACCGGCGGTGAGCGCACCCTGGCGCAGATCGTCGATCAGACCGTGCGCCGCTTCCCCGGCACCCGGCCCCGGGTGATGGAGGGCTGCGAGTTCCACATGGTGGGGGACGCCCCCGAGGCGGCCTGCCGCCGCTGCGTCGAGCCCGCGGCCAGCGACGCGCTCTTCCTGGAGCCGGTGCTCGCCGGCTTCGAGGAGCCGCAGTCGCGCAACTGGTGGCACAAGTTCCTGGAGCGGGTGCAGGCGCAGGAGGGCGCGGCGGCCGCTCTGCAGGGGGCGCCCCGGATCAACCTGGTGGGCTACGGCCCGGCCGAGGCCCCCTGGATCGCGGATCTGGCCGGCACCCTCGAGCGGCACGGCCTCGCCCTGGGGGAGGTCGTGCTCCCCTACCGCGGCGCGGACGCCGAGGCGCGCTTCGGCCAGGCGGCCCTGACCCTCGTCTCTCCCTGGGAGCCGATCCGCCACACCTTCACCCGCTTCCTCGAGGGCTTCGAGCTCCCCTACCTGGAGCTGGCGCTACCCTACGGGCCGCGGGGCCTGCGCCGGTGGCTGGAGGCGATCCATCGCTTCCTCGGCCGCGACCTCGGCGGCGAGGCGGGCGCGGCGAGCGCGCTGCCCGGGCTGCGCGCCTCGGAGCAGCCCATCCGGATCGGCGTGCTCTTCGATCAGGGCAGCTTCGAGGAGGTGCTCGATCCCCGCTTCTTCTACGGCGCCTCGGTGGAGGAGCTCCTGGACTTCCCCGGCGCCGAGCTCGTCCTGGTGCAGCTCGGCGGCGACGACGAGCCCACGGACGCCTCCGGCGGAGGGCCCCGCCGCCTGCGGGTCGAGGACGAGGTCGAGCTCGCCCGGCTCGTCGCCGACGCGTCCCTCGATCTCGTCTACTGCGATCACAACGCCGGCCGGGAGATCTGGGCGGCCGGCGCGGCGCCGGTGGGCATCCAGCTCCTGGAGATGGGGGAGGCCGGCCATCGCCGCGGCCACGGCCGGCTCCGCGGGCTGCTGCGGCGGCTGGACTCGCGCCGCAGGCTGGCGGCCTTCCGCGGACCGGAGGTCAGGACATGA
- a CDS encoding nitrogenase iron protein translates to MRRIILFGKGGIGKSTLCSGLASVGASRDLRVLQVGCDPKHDSTLAHHRGEPVPTVMQEFLRLVGRMGPEDLQRLIVSTPTGVDVIETGGPEPGTGCAGRAVSLVLEMVRESMELERTYDLAFFDVLGDVVCGGFATPLREDIPSDVFLITSAEYMALYAANNIARGVDNLSDIGQARVAGIIGNKVRSPEELRLLERFAEALQTRLVGHLPFSEEVVLSELEGEPLFRSGEGATGEASGALVTIFEAIADEAALERIVPTPLSDVELRALFQEHARAARSGSQRGS, encoded by the coding sequence GTGCGAAGGATCATCCTCTTCGGCAAGGGAGGGATCGGGAAGTCGACCCTCTGCTCGGGCCTCGCCTCGGTGGGCGCGAGCCGCGATCTGCGGGTGCTGCAGGTGGGCTGCGATCCGAAGCACGACTCGACCCTGGCCCATCACCGGGGGGAGCCCGTGCCCACGGTGATGCAGGAGTTCCTCCGCCTGGTCGGGCGGATGGGGCCCGAGGATCTGCAACGGCTCATCGTCTCGACCCCCACCGGGGTCGACGTCATCGAGACCGGCGGGCCCGAGCCGGGGACCGGCTGCGCCGGCCGCGCGGTGAGCCTGGTGCTGGAGATGGTGCGGGAGTCCATGGAGCTCGAGCGCACCTACGACCTGGCCTTCTTCGACGTCCTGGGGGACGTGGTCTGCGGTGGCTTCGCCACGCCTTTGCGGGAGGACATCCCCTCGGACGTCTTCCTCATCACCTCCGCCGAGTACATGGCGCTCTACGCCGCCAACAACATCGCCCGCGGCGTCGACAACCTCTCCGACATCGGCCAGGCCCGGGTCGCCGGGATCATCGGGAACAAGGTGCGAAGCCCGGAGGAGCTGCGCCTCCTCGAGCGCTTCGCCGAGGCCCTGCAGACCCGCCTGGTGGGTCACCTCCCCTTCTCCGAGGAGGTGGTGCTCTCGGAGCTCGAGGGCGAGCCCCTCTTCCGGAGCGGCGAGGGGGCCACCGGCGAGGCCAGCGGAGCGCTCGTGACGATCTTCGAGGCGATCGCCGACGAGGCGGCCCTCGAGCGGATCGTGCCCACCCCGCTCTCCGACGTCGAGCTGCGGGCCCTCTTCCAGGAGCACGCCCGGGCCGCGCGGTCCGGGAGCCAGCGGGGGTCGTGA
- a CDS encoding cereblon family protein, with amino-acid sequence MFRLLEERPGSKGAPGAATELEPAELSGATGPRIVCAGCLHVLTRGSERIPVEGEHEHVRVNPFGYAFRFACFARAPGCVLRGEAERTATWFPGRAWRYAHCGGCGGHLGWHWEQLAGEGSFFGLIVPRITELRDAPEA; translated from the coding sequence GTGTTTCGCCTGCTCGAGGAGCGGCCCGGCTCAAAGGGGGCACCGGGCGCCGCCACCGAGCTCGAGCCCGCGGAGCTCTCGGGCGCCACCGGCCCGCGGATCGTCTGCGCGGGCTGCCTGCACGTCCTCACCCGCGGGAGCGAGCGCATCCCCGTGGAGGGCGAGCACGAGCACGTCCGGGTGAACCCCTTCGGCTACGCCTTCCGCTTCGCCTGCTTCGCCCGGGCGCCGGGCTGCGTCCTGCGGGGCGAGGCGGAGCGCACCGCCACCTGGTTCCCGGGCCGCGCCTGGCGCTACGCCCACTGCGGCGGCTGCGGCGGACACCTGGGCTGGCACTGGGAGCAGCTCGCCGGCGAGGGGAGCTTCTTCGGGCTGATCGTCCCCCGCATCACCGAGCTACGCGACGCCCCCGAGGCCTGA
- a CDS encoding radical SAM protein, with product MEPTRQAEIQLGHMCNNRCVFCVSGQRTSWGEAGPMPVEPILEHIEAAHAHGLRKITLLGGEPTLQPGFKAVLQRCAALGFEEVVLFTNGVKTARGSYIDELIALGAPLRWRLSLQGATAEAHEATTRRPGSFGRILATLEGLRERGERVSANMCVVKSNAASVQHFPELIERYGIDQLHLDMMRPRDAGVREEEELRAILPSYAELRGPLTALAQGVAGDFDLNIGNLPYCVAPHLARWIHHDGEMTYTVSVDGDDALSAPWDKYEDKRTDKLKTTGCASCVFTARCSGTFETYRDFYGLEELEPVNVEQLREADPNRRVLWPHLWAAGQRAAALGPLAAFGAAAPSLTADNELELHLEGEPGELVFALRPASEVGLCGFADFSIHLRSAPDDEAGVYEALLALFEGLLAGGERPVHPPGRDLLGRGERRLRGRLGRLRAAAPFGELRWTALELSVDGQRAELSLEGPEGARLTFWLAQERSKPSGGYRVEGGEPGPATVEGLKILMGVLRG from the coding sequence ATGGAGCCGACCCGCCAGGCCGAGATCCAGCTCGGGCACATGTGCAACAACCGCTGCGTCTTCTGCGTCAGCGGGCAGCGCACCTCCTGGGGCGAGGCGGGGCCGATGCCGGTGGAGCCGATCCTGGAGCACATCGAGGCGGCCCACGCCCACGGCCTGCGGAAGATCACCCTCCTGGGCGGTGAGCCCACCCTCCAGCCCGGCTTCAAGGCCGTGCTGCAGCGCTGCGCCGCGCTGGGCTTCGAGGAGGTGGTCCTCTTCACCAACGGCGTGAAGACCGCGCGGGGCAGCTACATCGACGAGCTCATCGCCCTCGGCGCACCGCTGCGCTGGCGGCTCTCGCTGCAGGGCGCCACCGCCGAGGCCCACGAGGCCACCACCCGCCGCCCGGGCTCCTTCGGCCGGATCCTCGCCACCCTCGAGGGCCTGCGCGAGCGGGGGGAGCGGGTCTCGGCGAACATGTGCGTGGTGAAGAGCAACGCCGCCTCCGTGCAGCACTTCCCCGAGCTGATCGAGCGCTACGGGATCGACCAGCTCCACCTCGACATGATGCGGCCGCGGGACGCCGGGGTGCGCGAGGAGGAGGAGCTGCGGGCGATCCTCCCGAGCTACGCCGAGCTGCGGGGGCCCCTCACCGCCCTGGCGCAGGGCGTCGCCGGCGACTTCGATCTCAACATCGGCAACCTGCCCTACTGCGTGGCGCCGCACCTCGCCCGGTGGATCCACCACGACGGCGAGATGACCTACACGGTCTCGGTCGACGGTGACGACGCGCTCTCCGCGCCCTGGGACAAGTACGAGGACAAGCGCACCGACAAGCTCAAGACCACCGGCTGCGCGTCCTGCGTCTTCACCGCGCGCTGCTCGGGGACCTTCGAGACCTACCGGGACTTCTACGGCCTCGAGGAGCTCGAGCCGGTGAACGTCGAGCAGCTGCGCGAGGCCGACCCGAACCGGCGCGTGCTCTGGCCCCACCTCTGGGCCGCCGGTCAGCGCGCCGCGGCCCTCGGCCCCCTCGCCGCCTTCGGCGCGGCGGCGCCTTCGCTCACCGCCGACAACGAGCTCGAGCTGCACCTCGAGGGTGAGCCCGGGGAGCTCGTCTTCGCCCTGCGCCCCGCCTCCGAGGTGGGCCTCTGCGGCTTCGCCGACTTCTCGATCCACCTGCGCTCGGCGCCCGACGACGAGGCGGGGGTCTACGAGGCGCTGCTGGCCCTCTTCGAGGGGCTGCTCGCCGGCGGCGAGCGGCCGGTGCACCCGCCGGGCCGCGATCTCCTCGGCCGGGGCGAGCGCCGCCTGCGCGGCCGCCTCGGCCGCCTGCGCGCGGCGGCCCCCTTCGGCGAGCTGCGCTGGACGGCCCTCGAGCTCTCGGTGGACGGCCAGCGGGCCGAGCTCTCCCTCGAGGGCCCCGAGGGCGCGCGGCTGACCTTCTGGCTGGCGCAGGAGCGCAGCAAGCCGAGCGGCGGCTACCGCGTCGAGGGCGGTGAGCCGGGCCCCGCGACCGTCGAGGGGCTGAAGATCCTCATGGGGGTCCTGCGGGGCTGA